The Candidatus Neptunochlamydia vexilliferae genomic interval CGCCGACAAGCGGATTGCTACTACCTCTCTTGGGGGCCCCGACCAGGCCCTACCAAAGCTTGTGGAGGAAGTGGGCCATCTTTTGCGCGACCACAACCGAGAGCTGGAAGAGATCCGGGCGATTGGTCTAACTGTTCCTGGTCCCGTCTCGACCAAAACGGAGCGGATGCTCACTCCACCCAACCTTCCCGAGTGGGTGGATGTCCCGATCGTTCACTATCTCCGAGAAAAGCTTGGCCGCCCTGTCTTTATCATCAAAATATCGA includes:
- a CDS encoding ROK family protein, with amino-acid sequence MDLLGIDIGGTKVALCLGDAEGNIIADKRIATTSLGGPDQALPKLVEEVGHLLRDHNRELEEIRAIGLTVPGPVSTKTERMLTPPNLPEWVDVPIVHYLREKLGRPVFIIKISMRIPLPLGRGGSIAPF